A section of the Humulus lupulus chromosome 2, drHumLupu1.1, whole genome shotgun sequence genome encodes:
- the LOC133816546 gene encoding uncharacterized protein LOC133816546: MSAILSKEEEDMRKGRARSISMVTNPNNPHKRKFTSNNSSDQKHPKKKANHPKGNGQASSSLTGHKNDFFKGKCNFCQCFGHKKADCRKLKAHLEKKGSDKPKKTE; the protein is encoded by the exons atgtctgctattctttccaaggaagaggaggacatgagaaaaggtagggcaagaagtatctccatggtgacgaacccaaacaatcctcacaagagaaagttcacttCCAACAACTCTAGTGACCAAAAGCATCCTAAGAAGAAAGCCAACCATCCTAAGGGAAATGGGCAAGCTAGCTCATCTTTAACTGGTCATAAGAATGATTTTTTCAAAGGGAAGTGCAACTTTTGTCAATGCTTTGGGCATAAGAAAGCTGATTGTCGAAAGCTCAAAGCTCACTTAGAGAAGAAAG gcagtgaCAAACCGAAGAAGACCGAGTAG